A stretch of the Microtus ochrogaster isolate Prairie Vole_2 linkage group LG2, MicOch1.0, whole genome shotgun sequence genome encodes the following:
- the Derl3 gene encoding derlin-3 isoform X3, with protein MAGQGLAAGFLQVPAVTRAYTTACVLTTAAVQLELLSPFQLYFNPHLVFRKFQVWRLITTFLFFGPLGFGFFFNMLFVFRYCRMLEEGSFRGRKADFVFMFLFGGVLMTLLGFLGSLFFLGQALMAMLVYVWSRRSPQVRVNFFGLLNFQAPFLPWALMGFSMLLGNSVLTDLLGIVVGHIYYFLEDVFPNQPGGKRLLLTPGFLW; from the exons ATGGCCGGGCAGGGGCTGGCGGCGGGCTTCTTGCAGGTGCCCGCGGTGACGCGCGCCTACACCACGGCCTGCGTCCTGACCACCGCCGCAGTG CAGCTGGAACTCCTCAGCCCCTTCCAGCTCTACTTCAACCCGCACCTGGTGTTCCGGAAGTTCCAG GTCTGGAGGCTCATCACGACATTCCTCTTTTTCGGGCCCCTGGGATTCGGCTTCTTCTTCAACATGCTCTTCGT GTTCCGCTACTGCCGCATGCTGGAGGAGGGTTCCTTCCGCGGTCGCAAGGCCGACTTCGTTTTCATGTTTCTCTTTGGTGGTGTTCTTATGACT CTGCTGGGATTCCTGGGCAGCCTCTTTTTCCTGGGACAGGCCCTCATGGCCATGCTGGTCTATGTATGGAGCCGGCGCAGCCCTCAGGTGAGGGTCAACTTCTTCGGCTTACTCAACTTCCAGGCGCCATTCCTGCCCTGGGCCCTCATGGGCTTCTCCATGCTGCTGGGCAACTCCGTCCTCACAGACCTGCTAG GGATTGTTGTGGGCCACATCTACTACTTCCTAGAAGATGTCTTTCCCAACCAGCCTGGAGGCAAGAGACTGCTGCTGACCCCAGGCTTCCT GTGGTAG
- the Derl3 gene encoding derlin-3 isoform X2, which produces MAGQGLAAGFLQVPAVTRAYTTACVLTTAAVLELLSPFQLYFNPHLVFRKFQVWRLITTFLFFGPLGFGFFFNMLFVFRYCRMLEEGSFRGRKADFVFMFLFGGVLMTLLGFLGSLFFLGQALMAMLVYVWSRRSPQVRVNFFGLLNFQAPFLPWALMGFSMLLGNSVLTDLLGIVVGHIYYFLEDVFPNQPGGKRLLLTPGFLKLLLDDPQEDPNYLPLPEEQPEP; this is translated from the exons ATGGCCGGGCAGGGGCTGGCGGCGGGCTTCTTGCAGGTGCCCGCGGTGACGCGCGCCTACACCACGGCCTGCGTCCTGACCACCGCCGCAGTG CTGGAACTCCTCAGCCCCTTCCAGCTCTACTTCAACCCGCACCTGGTGTTCCGGAAGTTCCAG GTCTGGAGGCTCATCACGACATTCCTCTTTTTCGGGCCCCTGGGATTCGGCTTCTTCTTCAACATGCTCTTCGT GTTCCGCTACTGCCGCATGCTGGAGGAGGGTTCCTTCCGCGGTCGCAAGGCCGACTTCGTTTTCATGTTTCTCTTTGGTGGTGTTCTTATGACT CTGCTGGGATTCCTGGGCAGCCTCTTTTTCCTGGGACAGGCCCTCATGGCCATGCTGGTCTATGTATGGAGCCGGCGCAGCCCTCAGGTGAGGGTCAACTTCTTCGGCTTACTCAACTTCCAGGCGCCATTCCTGCCCTGGGCCCTCATGGGCTTCTCCATGCTGCTGGGCAACTCCGTCCTCACAGACCTGCTAG GGATTGTTGTGGGCCACATCTACTACTTCCTAGAAGATGTCTTTCCCAACCAGCCTGGAGGCAAGAGACTGCTGCTGACCCCAGGCTTCCT GAAACTACTACTAGACGACCCTCAAGAGGACCCCAATTACCTGCCCCTTCCAGAAGAGCAACCAGAGCCCTAA
- the Derl3 gene encoding derlin-3 isoform X1 encodes MAGQGLAAGFLQVPAVTRAYTTACVLTTAAVQLELLSPFQLYFNPHLVFRKFQVWRLITTFLFFGPLGFGFFFNMLFVFRYCRMLEEGSFRGRKADFVFMFLFGGVLMTLLGFLGSLFFLGQALMAMLVYVWSRRSPQVRVNFFGLLNFQAPFLPWALMGFSMLLGNSVLTDLLGIVVGHIYYFLEDVFPNQPGGKRLLLTPGFLKLLLDDPQEDPNYLPLPEEQPEP; translated from the exons ATGGCCGGGCAGGGGCTGGCGGCGGGCTTCTTGCAGGTGCCCGCGGTGACGCGCGCCTACACCACGGCCTGCGTCCTGACCACCGCCGCAGTG CAGCTGGAACTCCTCAGCCCCTTCCAGCTCTACTTCAACCCGCACCTGGTGTTCCGGAAGTTCCAG GTCTGGAGGCTCATCACGACATTCCTCTTTTTCGGGCCCCTGGGATTCGGCTTCTTCTTCAACATGCTCTTCGT GTTCCGCTACTGCCGCATGCTGGAGGAGGGTTCCTTCCGCGGTCGCAAGGCCGACTTCGTTTTCATGTTTCTCTTTGGTGGTGTTCTTATGACT CTGCTGGGATTCCTGGGCAGCCTCTTTTTCCTGGGACAGGCCCTCATGGCCATGCTGGTCTATGTATGGAGCCGGCGCAGCCCTCAGGTGAGGGTCAACTTCTTCGGCTTACTCAACTTCCAGGCGCCATTCCTGCCCTGGGCCCTCATGGGCTTCTCCATGCTGCTGGGCAACTCCGTCCTCACAGACCTGCTAG GGATTGTTGTGGGCCACATCTACTACTTCCTAGAAGATGTCTTTCCCAACCAGCCTGGAGGCAAGAGACTGCTGCTGACCCCAGGCTTCCT GAAACTACTACTAGACGACCCTCAAGAGGACCCCAATTACCTGCCCCTTCCAGAAGAGCAACCAGAGCCCTAA